tttagtataatcttttttttttcaaactaatctATATTGTTGTACTTTAGTGATAGCATGTGTAATCACCTCATTTTTTtccatgagaagaaaaaaataaaacaaataaaaaataaaaagggcgGTGTGGGCTTGGACTAAACAACACAGGTAAGCCCAGGTTATTTTGGTTCAAACATAGttcagttaaaaaataaatcttgaaaagaGAATATGTAGAATAATTGATACACACATTCACTATATCCTCCCTTATACATGACATGAAAAGACATCTAGCcaaccttaaaaaacaaaaaagaaaaaaacaaagaaacaaataaaacctCATTTTCATTGCCATCCTCCAGAATTTTATGATAACAAGTGCTAGTTGACTCACATCATCATGCTTAGCCACCTCCATATCAACCAAACTAAAGTTGATCAAACTTTTCCTTCACCCTTATGCATCAAGAGTGAGTTGGACCTAATGTAAATTTCATGGATATAAAGATTCAGAAACCCACAAGTTTGAACACAATCCTAGAAAAGTCAAAACTAAGATTTGAGATAGAAAACGTGACATAATAATTACATTGAACTAAGACACTAACACTATTAGAATTcaaacccccacccaacaatTAGCGTATCGTGACcgagaagtataaggaagaTATCACAAAAATAGTTGTTCTtcaataaatcaatttcaattctttcaAGAACCACAAGGTATGAGTTTTCCTCTCATACACACAAGTATTATTATGAAATCAAAGTATGTAAAAAAGACTTGAGTAAGATAAATAAccttatttataatatgtaaaaaaattcataaacaatgttgaagaaataataaaagagttctaaataaaatagaaaaaaaatcctaaatcaaCTAGGAAATTAATACAAATTCTGCATAGTAGCTTCTATACCTTATCGCAAGGTCTTTTTGATGTCCAATTGATATGagatttcaaatatatataaaacaagaccTCTGGAaacttttgataaaattttagcttgatccaaccgttggatcgaaaattataattgttggCATAAAACTAtgcataagaaaaaatcaacccaaaaccaACCTAAATGTCCTTGAATAATAAGGAGTGTTGCTACCGAATTTAACTCTTTTAAATAAGCATGaaattttttgtaataaatgTTTCCCCTTATTTTCCTTGTACAAGATGGAAActccaaaaatattttaccaaaATATCCTTGTAATGTTAAGATTAATTTTCATCACCCATCTTTTCTTGTAGAGCATGGAAAGTTGTTCAAACAAGGCCTCCCAATTATGCCGCCAACCATAAACCCAAGTTGGGGTTGAGTTGAGCTCGTTTTGCGCATGGATTAAGTTGATTATAGGCTATTTCATATGTGTTGAAGCCTCTTTGATGTTAACCTTTGCACAAATGCTCTAAATAAGCCATTAAATGTCTCCTTTAGTTTCTTGGCCTTTGAACTTGTGATTGGTCCAATTGACACCTCTAATGGATCCTATGTCATGATAGGCTAATTCATAACATCCCCTCTCTGCTAAAGAAATTCGACCTTGAATTACCACCCGCATCAAAACAAAAGGTGATCAGAAACATTAAAAGTAACACTAACATTATACTTACTTAGTATATACATTTTGTAggcattttcatttatttttttaaggatttggaATGGACCATCTCTTTAAGGttgcaattttaatttcttatggGATGGAAACCTTTACTTTTACATATGCACCCAAACTCAATCATCTGGTTGGAAAACAATTCGTATACACCCTTTATTTACCTTGGATGCATATtgttcattcttcatttatataTGCTATCATGCCCTCTCATGAAGTGTCTTcgctatttatgtttttctatttccaTCAAGACTAACTCTTTCATCAATCAACAGGTAAAGAAATCATATCTAATGGAGTTAATGAGTTAAAATCATACATGATCtcaaatgataaaaagttaGTAGTAGAATGCACATTATAATTTTAAGCAAACTTTAtgactaaaaaacaatattctcaATTTCTAAGAATCTTTTGGATGACAGTATGTAAAAGTGTAtttaaattcttatttattacttttattttcccATTCGTTTGTAGATGATAAGtagtaaaaaacaataatttagttcccaactttctccacaaaacaatccaaaagtATAAAGaattaacccttttttttttcaaaactagaccttttttttttatatatgtgttttagttggttattaacccttttcaaaattcattatataaatactagaagaatgctatatttttttaatgtaggatttgaaattcttttatatatatatataagaaaaaaattattttttcaatatgaaatttaaattcctttagtatatatattctatgttcacaagaagaaaaaaaattatattttttcaatataggataaaaaacgtttttagtttaaatacttcaatttaaaaagaaaacatattatcataatatcttttcaatataagataaaaaatattttaaaataattttttaaactttattatttataatacatATAGTCTATATTCacgtgaattattttttaattttttaatataaaatattataatttcaaatatatttttaaaatattttctgggACTTAGTTAGTTAGGTCAAAAAGAtgttatttcactattttttttcctttcaaatgtgttattttgcaaatattttttttaaatcaagctatttttctttaaaaaatcgTTCATATGATATATTATCTATAAATGTTTTGAAGAAATTTCTATCAGTGAAGTAATTGTGGTGTAGCGGGAGTATTGTGACAAAAAAACTCGGGTTCGTAATCCATTTTTCTGTCACAAATAAAGTTTCCCAACTTCATCTTTCCTCTCTTGCATGTTTTCCCCCAAGTGCCCCCAATAGGAAAAGCTGTGCCGTCTCCTTCCTCTCCTCAGATTCAAAACCCTAAAGAACCGTtagtattttcttcttttttattaaaaaggaaaagagagaagagaagagcaTGAAACTGGGTAGTACAGCAGTGGTAGTAACATCATCATCAGTTGCCACATTAGGGTTTCCAAAGAATTATTACAACAAACCATCTTGGTTTGGTCAATTATTAAAAACCAACATGTTTCCTCACAATTTCCCaattctctcttcctcttcttcttcagcATCCATCTCCACCACCACGGAGGATTCCAGTGATGCAGTTGCAGCGGCTAAGCCAAAACAACAGCAACCTTGGCTCATTGTTGGCCTCGGCAATCCTGGCAAAAAATATCACTCCACTCGCCATAACGTCtgttcattttttctctttcttcttcttttgtcgTCGTTTTCATGTTGTATGAATAAGGGTTTTCCCccaaaattttagtttaaaaatttttaaattgcaaaTTTGATTACTAAAAGTAGAAGAAgataataatgtttttgtttgttattgccTGTTGGGGTGGTGTTGTTTTACAGGTGGGATTTCAGATGGTGGATGCTTTGGCTGATGCTGAGGGCATATCTATCTCTGGTGTTTCTCTTAAAGCCCTCTTTGGTAAAGGTCGGTTATTTACACCTTCTTGTATTCAACTCAATTCtacattgaattaattgaaacaagttcagatttttatcCTTCTTTTGAAATCATTGTCTCGTTGAATTTTTTATGGGGTCTTCAAATTATACTTTGGCAACTACTTGGTGCTGTCGCAAACATTATTTGCTTATGGTTGTTATGGAATGGGTGCTTGGCATGCAAATTAACAATACGAATGAGTGATAGATGTGGGAATTTCTCCTAGTTGTCAATTTTTGTGCAATTGCCAATGAATGATTGAAGGGTACAAATTAAGACACATAAAATTGAATTATCTTTTAGGCACTATGGCAGTGAGAGTTAGATGAGATAAtggaattttatcttttcttgattttagttttcttatttaCAATCATTATGATAATAGTTCCGTGTTCCAGGATTTATTGGAAATGTTCCAGTGATGTTTGCCAAGCCCCAGACTTTTATGAATGCAAGTGGTGAGTCTGTAAGTAAGCTCTTTGAAGAGGACCTCTTCTTATATTTTCAGTCTAGATATTCTCCTCTATCTAATGTGTCTAGAGTTCTGGCATTGATAGGTTGATTTTCCAATGCCATTTGTAGGTTGGAGCCATTGTATCGTATTACAAGATTCCTTTGAAGCAAGTACTTTTGGTAAATAGTGATATTTGATCTCCCTTTACTCTTTAACTTGAGAAACAATTATGTCCTCCAAACTAAGAGTCAGTTATTCTATTGTTTCAGATTTATGATGACCTGGATCTGCCTTTTGCCAAATTGAGACTATTGCCGAAAGGTGGACATGGAGGACATAATGggtatcttcttcttcttgttgttgcgTGCCCTTAGTGCTGTACTAATTCTATCCTGATTTTGGGCTGTAGTTTACTCGGATCTGAGCTTCAAGTAAAAGGGTCCCATGGCTGAGCCTTACTTTAGTGCATGTATTGTTTGCCTTTTGTGGTTTTGGTGTCTGATTGGATCTTGGAGAGGACATAGCTACAATGTTTTGAATCATAATCCCTCTTATATCATATCAGAATAAACATTTGgaacttgtttttatatttgtgataTAATTTGGAACTTCATTGTTGTATAATCTATCCTTTGTTATggctatttttaaaactttgttgcaaaaaggaaaatttaattattgaatatcCAATGTTGAGGGCCATTGTACACTCTGAAAAATATTGTTCTCCATTGAAGTACAGAGAATTCCTTGtaattaactcttgtattaaagtacaaagaagaatttatcgtaattaactcttgtattaaagTACAAAGAAGAATTTATCATAATTAACTCTTGTACATTGTATGGCTGACTAATTTTCTTGTTCCTTCAGGATGAAGAGTGTTATTAATCACTTCAAAGGAAACCGTGATTTTCCTCGTTTAAGAATTGGTAGGTTGTGTTTCCAAAAGCACCAAAATTATACTTGGCAATCTCCTTTCTAGATTTGTTATAGCTATGTGTTTGCGAAATCATTCTAGGCATTGGACGGCCTCCTGGAAAAATGGATACTGCTAACTTTGTTCTCCGTCCTTTCACTAAACAAGAACATGAAGAGGTATGTAAACTTTTTACATTTACTCAGAAGAGATACTGTATAGAATTGGAGAATGGATTTTCATCATTCTAtcgatttcttttctttttttcagttggattttatgtttcaacaaggcataGAAGCTGTGCGGATTCTTTTACTCGAGGGGTTGAATAAAAGTGCTACTTTTGTCAACAGTACTAAATCTATGGAGCAACTTGGTTAATTAACTGCTCTGCTGATTATCATTTACATGAAAGGGAATGGATGCTATAGGAAATTGATGGAATGGTGAACgaaattggaaaaatatattttgcgaTAAAGAATCCTGCTCAAATTTAGCAACGCAGAATACGAGCTTTTCTATGTATCTAATTTTGTATTGGGAGAGTGTTAGTGCTTTAGATTTTGTTAAGGTGTACTTCTATTGTATCCAATTAATATTTAATgcatttcttttaataaaaatgaaacctAAAAGAATGGTTGTTTTAACTGTGCATCATATATTGTCTTCTTTTAGTCgttaaagctttttttatttttaatttagtcattaaacattttttttttcaatttgatccttgtaCATTGTTATTTAtgagaatttgttttgattacTTTGTTATGAAGGGTTTTATTTATGGTATATTTGAAACTCTCTAGAAGTTTTAACGAAAttttatgtttgaatttttttttagtattaataattgaatttgaaattcaatttctaaAAATGTATAAAAGTAAATCAAATATCGAACTTCTTTGATTTACAATTCTATAGCAtagaaatttaatgttaaaactatttaaaataaaatattcatcaagctttgtttttaaagatatttggAGAAATAAGATGAATGTAATCAGGATGATATACAAatcaaaatgaattgaattttatgttttttaaacatgtgaattcaagaaatttaatgttaaaactatttaaaaaaaaaatattcattttgctttgtttttaaagatatttggAGAAATAAGATTATTGTAATGAGggtaatataaaaactaaaatgaattgaattttatgttttgtaaaCATGTGAATTCAAGAGTAAAACACTATAActgaattcaattatattagAGAATTTATTCCAAACAAcgtattaattatttaaaatgtacctttttcatgtatttttttcttataagattttgttcaacatttttttttgttccttgagtttgaaaattatttgttttggttcaaaacttcaatttcttctgcATATCACTCCCTAGGTTTAAGAGACAAGAGAAAAGTCCCTGGAAAATGATAGAGAACAATTGGTTGGTCATATTTTGAcaattaaaatgattgattatAGTGTCAATTAGTGTCAATGAGTTTCATTTAATGAGgagtttgataataataattttttttttctatt
The genomic region above belongs to Populus alba chromosome 12, ASM523922v2, whole genome shotgun sequence and contains:
- the LOC118049065 gene encoding peptidyl-tRNA hydrolase, mitochondrial, with amino-acid sequence MKLGSTAVVVTSSSVATLGFPKNYYNKPSWFGQLLKTNMFPHNFPILSSSSSSASISTTTEDSSDAVAAAKPKQQQPWLIVGLGNPGKKYHSTRHNVGFQMVDALADAEGISISGVSLKALFGKGFIGNVPVMFAKPQTFMNASGESVGAIVSYYKIPLKQVLLIYDDLDLPFAKLRLLPKGGHGGHNGMKSVINHFKGNRDFPRLRIGIGRPPGKMDTANFVLRPFTKQEHEELDFMFQQGIEAVRILLLEGLNKSATFVNSTKSMEQLG